The proteins below are encoded in one region of Methylobacillus flagellatus KT:
- a CDS encoding ABC transporter ATP-binding protein — MSALNTVLNFKREQVLHDEEVARQRTSLKPVALTIERVEKAFQLSGERLQVLSDINLEVRTGEFISIVGASGCGKSTLLKLLAGLDTQYAGNIVYQGKRIQGTDLDRGIVFQEHRLFPWLTVEANIALAFSATDVPKAERKRRVQAQIDLVGLSGFEKAYPHQISGGMSQRVAIARALVLHPQLLLLDEPFAALDALTRLKLQQELQRLWEQEGLTTILVTHDVEEAVFLGDRVVVMQSHPGRIKRIVPVDLPRPRVRSSLEFQRIKDDVLTDFV; from the coding sequence TTGAGTGCATTGAATACGGTGCTGAATTTCAAGCGTGAACAAGTGCTGCATGATGAAGAGGTGGCAAGGCAGCGGACCAGCCTGAAACCGGTCGCCTTGACGATAGAACGCGTTGAAAAAGCCTTCCAGCTATCAGGCGAGCGCCTGCAGGTGCTTTCCGATATCAATCTGGAGGTGCGCACTGGCGAGTTTATCTCGATCGTTGGTGCCAGCGGTTGCGGCAAATCGACTTTGCTGAAGCTGCTCGCGGGATTGGATACCCAGTATGCAGGGAACATCGTCTATCAGGGTAAGCGTATTCAAGGAACCGACCTCGATCGCGGCATTGTGTTTCAAGAACACCGTTTGTTCCCATGGCTGACGGTAGAAGCCAATATCGCATTGGCTTTTTCTGCAACGGATGTTCCCAAGGCGGAACGCAAGCGCCGCGTCCAGGCACAGATAGACCTGGTGGGCTTGTCTGGTTTTGAAAAAGCGTATCCCCACCAGATTTCCGGCGGGATGTCCCAACGGGTGGCGATCGCCAGGGCCTTGGTGCTGCATCCTCAATTGTTGCTGCTGGATGAGCCATTTGCGGCACTGGATGCGTTGACCAGGCTGAAGCTGCAACAGGAACTGCAACGCTTGTGGGAGCAGGAGGGCCTGACCACTATCCTGGTTACCCACGATGTGGAAGAGGCTGTGTTCCTCGGAGATCGTGTCGTGGTGATGCAGTCTCACCCGGGGCGCATCAAGCGCATAGTTCCTGTTGATCTGCCACGGCCGCGCGTACGTTCCAGTCTGGAATTTCAGCGTATCAAGGATGACGTGCTGACAGATTTCGTCT